In Bacillus weihaiensis, the genomic stretch GTATGGAGATGTCCTTATCTTAAATAAGGATGCTGTATTTATAAATGTAGGAATTAGATCAAGTATAGAGAGTGTGGAGAGAGTAAAGGATCAGCTATTCGAAGCGGGTTTTTCAGAAATAGGTATTATTGATTTACCAAGACGCTCTGATACACTTCACTTAGATATGAACTGTAATGTTGCCGGGAATGATTTACTTGTGGCAAAAAGCTATCTCCGTTATTTCCCAGTGAATGTGCTCACGAAGGATACATCAAGATTTGAAATGACAGAAAGGTTTCTCACGCGCCACGGATTTGAAGTCTATTGGCTAACGGAATACGATACAATACCTGATATTAATTTCTTTAATCTTAATCCGGAAACCATTCTTTTGAGTAAAAAAGCACATAAGCAAATGCTAAAGGAGCATCCAAAGTTAAAAAATAAGAAGTTCATTGAAGTAGAAGTAACAGAGCTGGAAAAGGGAGGCGGAGGAATCCGCTGTATGACGTTACCTTTACTTAGGGCGGATTAACAATGAAAAGAGGCTGGGACAAAACAAAGAGCCAGGCACCCTTCGATACAATCTATTGTGTGCACTAGATAAATTAGTGCGTACATATAGTCGTTACGATAAGGTGCCAGGCACTTCTGTCCCAGCCTCTAATCTCTTTACTTTCATAAGAAGTGACATTATGATTTCTGAGTAAAGTTAGGTAGCGTCTGTTGCATTCTCATAAACGGACATTTAGAAGGACTTGTTTCATTATCACTTAAAAAGTACTGCTTCCATTCGTGATTATCACTTTGACCGTACCATTTTAAGTCAGGATGTCCTGGCATTCCATCATATTCTACAAGGCGCTTTCGGATTGACTTCTTCATTTTCTGTCCAAACACAGTTGAATCATTGATTTCTTCAAAAACCCATCTAGGCTGAAAGGCGAGCAAAAAACACGGAAAATGACGACTTCTTCGCACTTCGTGAGCTGGTGTTGCACAAAAAGCAAAGTACGGCTCACCGTCGAAACAAAATTCCCACTTATGGTCTGTAGGGTCTGTTGGGATATCCTCTGGCCATTCTTTCTCATCAAATGCTGTTACTTGATTTAGTACCTTCCAAAATAACTCACGATAATCCTCTACATCAAATTGATCAAGTAAATCTTTAGGTGTCTCGAAAAAAGTAACAAGTGATGCGTATTTACCGGTTTCTCTAGAACATTTTCCATACTCTCTTAATGCAAGGGAAAGTTCTTTTGCTGAATCAACTTTACGTGGATCTCCGGCAAAGCTAAAGCGGAGATTATTTGTTAAAAACCCCTGGCGACCTGGTATACAAGGGTACGTATTATCCTTATCAGCGATGATTGTTGAAAAGGATTCATAAGCATCTTTTTTCCAGTCGGAAAGCGTTTGTAAATGTTCGTCGAACCATATCTTCTCAAAAAGTTCTCCCACAAAGAGTCCCTCCTTCTCTACACATTACACTATTAAAGGAAGGTCAAATGGGTGACTGTCTTGCTCAAAGTTCTTACTTAAGAAAAATAAATTTGTAAGCCTCATATCCAAAGTACAGGCCAAAGCCAATTAAACAAAGTCCTGCACAGACAGAGATGAATTGAAGAGCACGAGTACTCATGAATTTCTTAAAGGTACTTGCAATACCTGCCATCACAACATCCCAAATTAAAATCCCAATAAATATTCCACCACTATAGATGATTAGTTGTAGATCACTATACGTGTCACTCGTTTTTGCTAAAACAGAACCATAAATACCTAGCCAAAATAAAATGTTAAGTGGGTTTGATAACGCCATGAAAAAACCTGTCCGAAATGATTTACCGCGGGATTCATTCATCGTGATACCTGGTTGTAACGTGTTTTTTGCCGATTTAATACTTTCAAATCCAGTATACATAAGGATAAAGAATCCAAACAACCAGAGAAAGGATTTCATAAATGGGGTTGTCAAAAATTGAGCGACACCAAAATAAATGAGAAGCATGAATAAAACATCTGCGAACATTGCCCCAAGTCCTACAAGCCATGCATGAAAAAAGCCATTATGAATTCCTTTGTTTAATTGTGCAGCATTAATGGGACCGATCGGTGCTGAGAGTGAAATGCCAAGAAGCATATAACTAAAAAATGCGTTCATTATGTACCTCCAAAAAAATAGAATATAGACCTTGTACTAGTCTATTCATGAAAAAGACTTGTACGACTATTAATTAGTCGAGACAAAAAAATTTACATCCGTCACTTTTCGTATTAAGATATGAAATGTTAAATCATACTAACTTCATAGGAAAAGGAGAGATTAGGTTGGCTGAACCAACAATTTCTACTAACACTCCAGCAAACTGGAATCATAAATCAACTACAGTTGTTCAAGAGCTAGCACCGATGCAAAAGCCACAGGTTTTCTTTGGTTTACTAGCTGCGATCATTCTATTTAGCGTCATTGTGATGACAACTACGCTTACACAAGGTGTCTTATTTGTCATTGGGTTAGCGTTAGGAATAACGTTACTTTATGCTCGTTTTGGCTTTACTTCTGCCTTTAGAAGATTATTATCAGTGGGAAATGTGCAAGGACTTCAAGCTCATATGCTGATGCTTGCAATTGCCTCAACATTATTTGCAATCATTTTGAGTACAGGTTTTAGTTTCACTGGCATTGAACCAAAAGGCTATGTATCTCCCGTAGGAATGAGTGTATTAGTAGGTTCCTTCTTATTTGGAATTGGAATGCAACTAGGAAACGGCTGTGCATCGGGTACACTTTATTCGGTAGGTGGTGGTTCATCATCTATGATTATTACGTTACTTTCATTTATTGTAGGGTCTACTGTAGGTGCGTATCATTTCACATTTTGGATGGAAGAAACACCCGCACTTGCACCTATCTCTTTAGCAGAAACAACAGGCTTTGGTTACTTTGGCGCCTGGGCACTTCAAATGGTTGCTTTTGCAGCAATCTATTTTTTAACGGTTTGGATTGCTAAGAAGAAAAATCCGCCAATGATGAAGCCACTCCCAACAACAGTGGGGTGGAAACGATATTTCCGTGGAGCGTGGCCGCTTTTTGCAGCTGCTATTGTTTTGGCTTTATTAAATGCTCTCACTTTAACAGTGCGTGGTAACCCTTGGGGAATTACATCCGCCTTTGCGTTATGGGGTGGAAAGGCATTGATGGCGGTTGGCATTGATGTGACAACATGGGGATATTTCTCTGGGGCAAATGCTGAAGCATTAACCAACACTGTTTTAGCGGATTCAACTAGTGTCATGAATTTCGGAATTATTATTGGAGCATTCTTATCTGCTGCAGTACAAGGGACATTCAAGCCGAAAAAAATCAAGCCAGGTGTCGCTGGAGCAGCTATTGTCGGTGGTCTGTTAATGGGTTATGGAGCACGCCTTGCTTTTGGCTGTAATATTGGAGCGTACTTCGGTGGAATTGCTTCATTCAGTCTTCACGGCTGGGTTTGGATGGTTATGGCGATGCTCGGAACTTTCTTAGCATTATTCATTCGTCCATTATTCGGTCTGAAAAATCCGAAGCCTACAGATAGTATTTGCTAAAAGGATCTACTATTTTAACAAGAATATTTGGAGAAAAGAGGTTGGGTCAAAACTCAATCATTTTCTTAAAAGACGAATGATTATCGTTTGACACATTGTTCCTTATTAATATGTTGTGGTGGAAGAACAAGTACGTTCCATTCCGCTGCATCCACATGCTTTCCGCGGGGGAAAATGAACTGCTTTTTCATAGGGAGGAAGCTTTAGCCTCATCGGCTACGCCTATGGGGTCTCACCCTTTCCTCTACCTCCCGCCGGAGTCAAGTGTCTTTTCGCTTTATTAAACTAGCGAGTAACAATACATGTAGGGACAAAGAATAAAACCCGAACGATATGGGAGATTTTTATTGGAAAATCACCTGATCGTTCGG encodes the following:
- a CDS encoding YqcI/YcgG family protein — protein: MGELFEKIWFDEHLQTLSDWKKDAYESFSTIIADKDNTYPCIPGRQGFLTNNLRFSFAGDPRKVDSAKELSLALREYGKCSRETGKYASLVTFFETPKDLLDQFDVEDYRELFWKVLNQVTAFDEKEWPEDIPTDPTDHKWEFCFDGEPYFAFCATPAHEVRRSRHFPCFLLAFQPRWVFEEINDSTVFGQKMKKSIRKRLVEYDGMPGHPDLKWYGQSDNHEWKQYFLSDNETSPSKCPFMRMQQTLPNFTQKS
- a CDS encoding YeeE/YedE family protein yields the protein MQKPQVFFGLLAAIILFSVIVMTTTLTQGVLFVIGLALGITLLYARFGFTSAFRRLLSVGNVQGLQAHMLMLAIASTLFAIILSTGFSFTGIEPKGYVSPVGMSVLVGSFLFGIGMQLGNGCASGTLYSVGGGSSSMIITLLSFIVGSTVGAYHFTFWMEETPALAPISLAETTGFGYFGAWALQMVAFAAIYFLTVWIAKKKNPPMMKPLPTTVGWKRYFRGAWPLFAAAIVLALLNALTLTVRGNPWGITSAFALWGGKALMAVGIDVTTWGYFSGANAEALTNTVLADSTSVMNFGIIIGAFLSAAVQGTFKPKKIKPGVAGAAIVGGLLMGYGARLAFGCNIGAYFGGIASFSLHGWVWMVMAMLGTFLALFIRPLFGLKNPKPTDSIC
- a CDS encoding LysE family translocator — its product is MNAFFSYMLLGISLSAPIGPINAAQLNKGIHNGFFHAWLVGLGAMFADVLFMLLIYFGVAQFLTTPFMKSFLWLFGFFILMYTGFESIKSAKNTLQPGITMNESRGKSFRTGFFMALSNPLNILFWLGIYGSVLAKTSDTYSDLQLIIYSGGIFIGILIWDVVMAGIASTFKKFMSTRALQFISVCAGLCLIGFGLYFGYEAYKFIFLK
- a CDS encoding arginine deiminase family protein gives rise to the protein MLSFQPKCWSEHGELKVVMLTPPSKLDVPDLKTAENVQWGNPVNQEIAHENHAELKVAIEAEGIKVLDYTEELSERDRQLSEQLINRFFVRDLACAFGEILLPGEAGISMRRPEYVQSHAIMEKWFSNEVFKLRENNDVKALEYGDVLILNKDAVFINVGIRSSIESVERVKDQLFEAGFSEIGIIDLPRRSDTLHLDMNCNVAGNDLLVAKSYLRYFPVNVLTKDTSRFEMTERFLTRHGFEVYWLTEYDTIPDINFFNLNPETILLSKKAHKQMLKEHPKLKNKKFIEVEVTELEKGGGGIRCMTLPLLRAD